In Tsuneonella dongtanensis, a single window of DNA contains:
- a CDS encoding aa3-type cytochrome c oxidase subunit IV, producing the protein MATGNDMKAHKGTYGGFITLLKWSVPLIAILTILIIIAIAE; encoded by the coding sequence ATGGCAACCGGCAATGACATGAAGGCGCACAAGGGCACCTACGGCGGTTTCATCACGCTGCTGAAGTGGTCGGTTCCGCTGATCGCGATCCTTACCATCCTCATCATCATCGCCATCGCCGAGTGA
- a CDS encoding SO2930 family diheme c-type cytochrome, producing the protein MIRSAILGLALAAAAAAMATARDTPAPSDAVIQGDSMPRTLSAFGFFADAAEQLPSERVMPYRLNTPLYSDGADKLRFAYVPFGQQAKARGEGLLDLPVGSALIKTFAFTENGERRLIETRVLLHRADGWIALPYLWNAEQTEATLAIAGARVPVVTPAGESIEYRVPNKNQCKECHGLEGKVVPIGPKARNLSRGWLDDFASAGLIDKAPEVAALVPLWEERAKAPVDAVARGYLDVNCAHCHRPGATASNSGLDLRWEQTDPKALGIMKRPVAAGRGAGDLLFGVVPGHPEQSILTYRMGSLEGGVAMPELGKSTIDKEGLGAVERWIRGL; encoded by the coding sequence ATGATCCGTTCGGCCATTCTCGGACTGGCGCTGGCGGCAGCCGCGGCGGCGATGGCGACCGCGCGCGACACGCCTGCGCCGAGCGACGCGGTGATCCAGGGCGACTCCATGCCCCGGACATTGTCGGCATTCGGCTTCTTCGCCGACGCGGCCGAGCAGCTGCCGTCCGAGCGGGTGATGCCCTACCGCCTCAATACCCCGCTCTATTCCGACGGGGCCGACAAGCTGCGCTTCGCCTATGTGCCGTTCGGACAGCAAGCCAAGGCGCGCGGCGAGGGGTTGCTCGACCTGCCGGTCGGCTCGGCGCTCATCAAGACGTTTGCCTTCACCGAGAACGGGGAACGCCGGCTCATCGAGACCCGCGTCCTCCTGCACCGCGCAGACGGGTGGATCGCGCTGCCGTATCTGTGGAATGCCGAGCAGACCGAAGCCACCCTGGCCATCGCCGGTGCGCGCGTGCCGGTCGTGACCCCTGCCGGAGAATCGATCGAATACCGGGTGCCGAACAAGAACCAGTGCAAGGAATGTCACGGGCTCGAAGGCAAGGTCGTGCCCATCGGTCCCAAGGCGCGCAACCTGTCGCGCGGATGGCTCGATGATTTCGCGAGCGCGGGCCTGATCGACAAGGCGCCCGAAGTCGCGGCGCTCGTGCCGCTGTGGGAAGAGCGCGCCAAGGCACCCGTCGATGCGGTCGCCCGCGGCTATCTCGACGTCAATTGCGCGCATTGCCACCGGCCGGGGGCAACGGCATCGAACTCGGGTCTCGACCTGCGCTGGGAGCAAACCGATCCCAAGGCTCTCGGCATCATGAAACGGCCCGTCGCTGCAGGCCGCGGGGCTGGCGACCTGTTGTTCGGCGTGGTGCCTGGGCATCCCGAGCAGTCGATCCTGACCTACCGGATGGGCAGCCTCGAGGGCGGGGTGGCCATGCCCGAACTCGGCAAGTCCACGATCGACAAGGAGGGCCTCGGCGCCGTCGAACGCTGGATCAGGGGGCTATGA
- a CDS encoding NAD(P) transhydrogenase subunit alpha yields MDFISILSIFVLACFVGYYVVWSVTPALHTPLMAVTNAISSVIIVGALIASAAAGSPSAKWLGLLAVALASVNIFGGFAVTARMLAMYKKKDKPAPQVEKKA; encoded by the coding sequence GTGGATTTCATTTCGATCCTGTCGATCTTCGTGCTGGCGTGCTTCGTCGGCTATTACGTCGTCTGGTCGGTGACACCGGCGCTGCATACGCCGCTGATGGCGGTGACCAATGCGATAAGCTCGGTGATCATCGTCGGCGCGCTCATAGCGAGCGCGGCGGCGGGTAGTCCGAGCGCGAAGTGGCTCGGGCTGCTGGCGGTGGCGCTGGCGAGCGTGAACATCTTCGGCGGCTTCGCGGTGACCGCGAGGATGCTCGCGATGTACAAGAAGAAGGACAAGCCTGCGCCGCAGGTGGAGAAGAAGGCGTGA
- a CDS encoding parallel beta-helix domain-containing protein, translating into MTCLAALALSAAASPLYAATHEVAAGDGAQTRLQEALILAEPGDEIVLGAGRFALDDGLSLDVDRVTVRGSGMDTTVLDFTAQKGAGEGLLVTSDGVTLRDFAIENPKGDGIKSKGADDIVYHRVRVTWTGGPLSTNGAYGIYPVECTNVLIDGVQVSGASDAGIYVGQSRRITVRNSLAEANVAGIEIENSRDALVEANLVTRNTGGILVFDLPSLPVMGGGNVLVRDNLVVDNDTPNFAPPGNIVAGVRRGTGVMVMANDAVTVEHNTITGNPTSGIMVVAYPLAFEDARYNPYPRKVAIGPNRASGNGTQPQIGGGEQLVAMFGGALPAVMWDGLGEGAITVDPALAGWTLALTKQGQGPDDARPAPARFAAYADAVDRATAGAPAELDARLK; encoded by the coding sequence ATGACCTGTCTTGCCGCCCTGGCTCTGAGCGCCGCGGCTTCGCCCCTGTATGCCGCCACGCATGAGGTCGCCGCCGGCGACGGTGCGCAGACCCGTCTGCAGGAGGCCCTGATCCTGGCCGAACCGGGCGACGAGATCGTACTCGGCGCGGGCCGCTTCGCACTCGATGACGGTCTCAGTCTCGATGTCGACCGGGTGACCGTGCGCGGATCGGGCATGGATACCACCGTGCTCGACTTTACCGCTCAGAAGGGCGCGGGCGAAGGACTGCTGGTCACCAGCGACGGCGTGACCCTGCGCGACTTCGCGATCGAGAACCCCAAGGGCGACGGGATCAAGTCGAAGGGCGCGGACGACATCGTCTACCACCGGGTACGCGTGACCTGGACCGGCGGGCCGCTGTCGACCAACGGCGCCTATGGCATTTACCCGGTAGAGTGCACGAACGTCCTCATCGACGGGGTACAGGTTTCGGGCGCCTCCGATGCGGGAATCTACGTGGGCCAGAGCCGCCGGATCACCGTGCGCAATTCGCTTGCCGAGGCGAACGTCGCAGGAATCGAGATCGAGAACAGCCGCGACGCGCTGGTCGAAGCGAACCTCGTTACCCGCAACACCGGCGGCATCCTCGTGTTCGACCTGCCCAGCCTGCCGGTGATGGGCGGAGGCAACGTACTCGTCCGCGACAACCTCGTCGTCGACAACGACACGCCCAATTTCGCTCCGCCCGGCAACATCGTCGCCGGGGTGCGCCGGGGGACCGGCGTGATGGTCATGGCGAACGATGCCGTGACCGTGGAGCACAACACGATCACCGGGAATCCGACGTCCGGGATCATGGTCGTCGCCTATCCGCTCGCCTTCGAGGATGCGCGGTACAATCCCTATCCCCGCAAGGTGGCGATCGGCCCCAACCGGGCGAGCGGCAATGGCACCCAGCCGCAGATCGGCGGCGGCGAGCAGCTCGTCGCGATGTTCGGCGGCGCTCTGCCGGCGGTCATGTGGGACGGCCTGGGCGAAGGGGCGATCACGGTCGATCCGGCGTTGGCGGGCTGGACCCTCGCGCTGACCAAGCAGGGTCAGGGCCCCGACGATGCCCGTCCGGCACCTGCACGGTTTGCCGCTTATGCGGACGCGGTCGACCGGGCCACGGCGGGCGCGCCCGCGGAGCTCGACGCGCGCCTCAAATGA
- a CDS encoding aspartate/glutamate racemase family protein, whose translation MRKLGLIGGMSWASTRDYYELINRGVQRKVSPGSSAPLLIESLDFATLRAIQEDAGWDHAAEVLSDSARRLADAGAGALLICANSMHKVYDRVAEAAGVPVLHIADCVGREMKAAGIKSAAIVGTRNVMTESFYRRRLVSHGVDLLPPDMEQVEKIDRIIYDELMVGKASREAERTMKTWITFKEREGAEAIVLACTELSMVVDVDANVLPVFDSTRAHCRAAVDWLTGDE comes from the coding sequence TTGCGCAAGTTGGGGCTGATCGGGGGCATGAGCTGGGCCTCCACCCGCGACTATTACGAACTCATCAATCGCGGCGTACAGCGCAAGGTCTCGCCAGGGTCCAGCGCGCCACTTCTCATCGAAAGCCTCGACTTTGCCACCCTTCGCGCAATCCAGGAGGATGCCGGTTGGGACCACGCGGCCGAGGTCCTTTCGGACAGCGCCCGCAGGCTCGCCGATGCGGGCGCGGGCGCGCTTCTCATCTGTGCGAACTCGATGCACAAGGTCTACGATCGCGTGGCCGAAGCTGCAGGCGTACCGGTGCTCCACATCGCCGACTGCGTGGGACGGGAGATGAAGGCTGCCGGTATAAAGAGTGCGGCGATCGTCGGCACCCGCAACGTCATGACCGAAAGCTTCTACCGCCGCCGACTGGTCAGTCACGGCGTGGACCTCTTGCCGCCAGACATGGAGCAGGTCGAGAAGATCGACCGGATCATCTACGACGAGCTGATGGTCGGCAAGGCGAGCCGCGAGGCGGAGCGGACGATGAAGACCTGGATCACGTTCAAGGAACGCGAAGGGGCCGAAGCGATCGTGCTCGCCTGCACCGAACTGTCGATGGTGGTGGACGTCGACGCCAATGTCTTGCCGGTGTTCGATTCAACCCGAGCCCATTGCCGGGCGGCCGTAGATTGGCTGACCGGCGACGAATAG
- a CDS encoding NAD(P) transhydrogenase subunit alpha produces MRIAVLKETAPGETRVALTPETAKKFIGLGAAVAVESGAGVSASIPDAAYAEAGAEVRSSAEVVKGADIVMGVQAPDVAALSGANPGAWVAATFDPFGQRDRVDAYASAGLEALSMEFMPRITRAQSMDVLSSQSNLAGYKAVIAAADAYGRAFPMMMTAAGTIQAARVFVMGVGVAGLQAIATARRLGAQVSATDVRSATKEQISSLGAKPIFVESVAGIEGEGAGGYASEMSDEYKAAQAELVSSHIAKQDIVITTALIPGRAAPRLVSDAQIATMKPGSVIYDLAVAQGGNVEGSVADQVTEKHGVKIIGYSNTPATLPADASALFARNLFNFLSAFWDKEAGRPVLDEEIGDAIRLTRGGQVVSERLKGG; encoded by the coding sequence CTGCGGATCGCCGTCCTCAAGGAAACCGCTCCGGGCGAGACCCGGGTGGCGCTGACGCCCGAAACGGCGAAGAAATTCATCGGCCTCGGCGCCGCCGTGGCGGTCGAAAGCGGGGCCGGCGTATCTGCCAGCATTCCCGACGCGGCCTACGCCGAAGCAGGTGCGGAAGTTCGTTCTTCCGCCGAAGTGGTCAAGGGTGCCGACATCGTGATGGGCGTGCAGGCCCCCGACGTGGCGGCGCTTTCGGGCGCCAATCCGGGAGCCTGGGTCGCGGCGACCTTCGATCCCTTCGGCCAGCGCGACCGGGTGGACGCCTACGCCAGTGCGGGGCTCGAGGCGCTCTCGATGGAGTTCATGCCGCGCATTACCCGTGCGCAATCGATGGACGTGCTGTCGAGCCAATCGAACCTCGCGGGCTACAAGGCGGTGATCGCCGCTGCTGACGCCTATGGCCGCGCCTTCCCGATGATGATGACCGCCGCGGGCACGATCCAGGCGGCCAGGGTCTTCGTGATGGGCGTCGGCGTCGCGGGCCTGCAGGCGATCGCGACCGCGCGCCGGCTGGGTGCGCAAGTCTCGGCAACCGACGTGCGTTCGGCGACGAAAGAGCAGATTTCATCGCTGGGAGCGAAGCCGATATTCGTCGAATCCGTCGCCGGGATCGAGGGCGAGGGGGCCGGCGGTTACGCCAGCGAGATGAGCGACGAATACAAGGCCGCGCAGGCAGAACTCGTCAGCAGCCACATCGCCAAGCAGGACATCGTGATCACGACAGCGCTGATTCCCGGCCGCGCCGCGCCGCGGCTGGTGTCGGACGCGCAGATCGCGACGATGAAGCCCGGCAGCGTGATCTACGACCTCGCGGTGGCGCAGGGCGGGAACGTCGAGGGTTCGGTGGCCGACCAGGTAACCGAGAAGCACGGCGTGAAGATCATCGGCTATTCGAACACACCCGCGACCTTGCCCGCCGACGCATCGGCGCTGTTCGCGCGCAACCTGTTCAACTTCCTCTCCGCATTCTGGGACAAGGAAGCGGGAAGGCCCGTGCTCGACGAGGAAATCGGCGACGCCATCCGGCTGACGCGGGGCGGCCAAGTGGTGAGCGAACGGCTCAAGGGGGGCTGA
- a CDS encoding SDR family NAD(P)-dependent oxidoreductase — translation MMVNAMSDFNGKVVLITGATSGLGATAAIQLAAKGAKVAITGRRQEQGDAMIAQIEAAGGEGLFIRGDVTVQADVDAMVARTVDRWGRLDGAVNNAGVTGGVFIPVAEFTDDDWNSAIDINLTGVFRSMRAEIPAMLASGGGSIINISSAYGLNGGDIGNCAYVSSKWGVIGLTKTGAIDYAREGIRVNAICPGYCHSEMVDPYYEAEPALFEKLLERYTATGKIGESHVIADAIEFLLSDKASFVSGIALPVQGGDHSRLY, via the coding sequence ATGATGGTGAACGCGATGTCGGACTTCAACGGCAAGGTCGTCCTCATAACCGGTGCCACTTCGGGCCTGGGCGCCACGGCAGCGATCCAGCTGGCAGCGAAGGGCGCGAAAGTCGCGATCACCGGCCGGCGGCAGGAACAGGGCGATGCGATGATCGCCCAGATCGAAGCAGCTGGCGGAGAAGGTCTGTTCATCCGGGGCGATGTCACCGTGCAGGCCGACGTCGACGCGATGGTCGCTCGCACGGTCGATCGCTGGGGCCGGCTCGACGGGGCGGTCAACAACGCGGGCGTGACCGGCGGTGTGTTCATCCCCGTTGCCGAGTTCACCGACGACGACTGGAACAGCGCGATCGACATCAATCTGACGGGCGTATTCAGGTCGATGCGCGCGGAAATCCCGGCCATGCTGGCCAGCGGCGGCGGGTCGATCATCAACATTTCGTCGGCCTATGGACTCAACGGCGGCGACATCGGCAACTGCGCCTACGTATCAAGCAAGTGGGGTGTGATCGGCCTCACCAAGACCGGCGCGATCGATTACGCCCGGGAAGGCATCCGGGTGAATGCCATCTGCCCGGGATACTGCCATTCGGAAATGGTCGACCCGTACTACGAGGCCGAGCCGGCGCTATTCGAAAAGCTGCTCGAACGGTACACCGCGACCGGCAAGATCGGCGAAAGCCATGTCATTGCCGACGCGATCGAGTTCCTGCTGTCCGACAAGGCGAGCTTCGTCAGCGGGATCGCCCTGCCCGTACAGGGCGGCGACCACTCGCGCCTCTATTGA
- a CDS encoding NAD(P)(+) transhydrogenase (Re/Si-specific) subunit beta gives MQTTDLSVAADAAHAVSPWVALAYLASGVLFILALRGLSSPATSRAGNRYGMVGMLIAVVTTLVTHDVASLPEIVGAIVVGGGIGWVIAQRIAMTAMPQLVAAFHSLVGLAAVLVAVAAFLNPGAFGILGMDGNILAVSRVEMALGAAIGAITFSGSVIAFAKLNGNMSGAPILLPGRHVINLGTLVAILGATALYAVSNDAGAGEGWLFWALLAAAFVIGFLLIIPIGGADMPVVVSMLNSYSGWAAAAMGFTLHNTAMIITGALVGSSGAILSYIMCRAMNRSFISVIAGGFGADAAIAGEAKEQRPYKTGSAADAAFMLEQAEKVIVIPGYGMAVAQAQHALREMTDMLEEKGVEVKFAIHPVAGRMPGHMNVLLAEAQVPYDKVFELEDINSEFAQADVAFIIGANDVVNPAAKTDKSSPIYGMPVFDVDKAKQVFFIKRSMGGVGYAGVDNDVFYMDQTMMLLADAKKMVEDIVKSFD, from the coding sequence ATGCAGACCACCGACCTGTCGGTCGCGGCCGACGCGGCGCACGCGGTGAGCCCGTGGGTGGCGCTGGCCTATCTCGCGAGCGGCGTCCTTTTCATCCTCGCGCTGCGCGGGCTGTCGAGCCCGGCGACCAGCCGTGCGGGCAACCGCTACGGCATGGTCGGCATGCTGATCGCGGTGGTGACGACGCTGGTGACGCACGACGTTGCCTCTCTGCCTGAAATCGTTGGCGCGATCGTGGTCGGTGGCGGGATCGGCTGGGTCATCGCCCAGCGGATCGCGATGACCGCGATGCCGCAACTTGTCGCCGCGTTTCACTCGCTGGTCGGCCTCGCGGCGGTGCTCGTCGCGGTGGCGGCGTTCCTCAATCCGGGCGCGTTCGGCATTCTCGGGATGGACGGCAACATCCTCGCAGTCAGCCGGGTCGAGATGGCGCTGGGCGCGGCGATCGGTGCAATCACCTTCTCGGGCTCGGTGATCGCCTTCGCCAAGCTCAACGGCAACATGAGCGGGGCACCGATCCTGTTGCCGGGGCGACACGTGATCAATCTCGGCACCCTGGTGGCAATCCTCGGCGCAACCGCCCTCTATGCCGTGTCGAACGATGCGGGGGCGGGCGAAGGCTGGCTGTTCTGGGCGCTGCTCGCCGCGGCCTTCGTCATCGGCTTCCTGCTGATCATCCCGATCGGCGGGGCGGACATGCCGGTCGTTGTCTCGATGCTCAACAGCTACTCGGGCTGGGCCGCGGCAGCGATGGGCTTCACGCTGCACAACACCGCGATGATCATCACCGGCGCGCTGGTCGGCAGTTCGGGCGCGATCCTCAGCTACATCATGTGCCGCGCGATGAACCGCAGCTTCATCTCCGTGATCGCGGGTGGCTTCGGCGCGGACGCGGCGATCGCGGGCGAGGCGAAGGAGCAGCGCCCCTACAAGACCGGCAGCGCGGCCGACGCGGCCTTCATGCTCGAGCAGGCGGAAAAGGTCATCGTCATCCCCGGCTACGGCATGGCGGTCGCCCAGGCGCAGCACGCACTGCGCGAGATGACCGACATGCTCGAGGAAAAGGGTGTCGAGGTGAAGTTTGCGATTCACCCGGTCGCGGGGCGCATGCCCGGGCACATGAACGTGCTGCTGGCGGAAGCGCAGGTCCCCTACGACAAGGTCTTCGAGCTCGAGGACATCAACTCCGAATTCGCACAAGCCGACGTCGCCTTCATCATCGGCGCCAACGATGTGGTGAACCCGGCGGCCAAGACCGACAAGTCGTCGCCGATCTACGGCATGCCGGTGTTCGACGTCGACAAGGCCAAGCAGGTGTTCTTCATCAAGCGCAGCATGGGCGGCGTGGGCTACGCCGGCGTCGACAACGACGTGTTCTACATGGACCAGACGATGATGCTGCTCGCCGACGCGAAGAAGATGGTCGAGGACATCGTCAAGTCGTTCGACTAG
- a CDS encoding S8 family serine peptidase, giving the protein MKNRVVGRLAAASVVALAMGIAATPAHAEKIANQYICVFKNDRVAKDEVNGRANAAAKAHGGAVKFVYRKTIRGFAANMSEQAVTAMRRANPSIAYCEQDQVARIPPIDAAARPGGGGGGSTGQSVPWGIQAVGGAGNGVGKTAWIIDSGIDADHPDLNVDQTRSRDFTGSRSGWNDENGHGTHVAGTVGAINNSTGVVGVAAGATVVAVRVLDRRGSGSYSGVIAGVDYVGTAASAGDVANMSLGGPVSQALDDAVLAAGSKLKFALAAGNETDDAKNHSPARAGGVSKTDNVFAVSAMTQSKALASFSNYGLGVEWAEPGVSIPSTWKDGGYNTISGTSMASPHLAGILLLGTPRSGGVISGDKDGSPDPIGVR; this is encoded by the coding sequence ATGAAAAACCGGGTTGTCGGCCGCCTCGCGGCCGCGAGCGTTGTTGCATTGGCGATGGGGATCGCCGCCACTCCGGCGCATGCTGAAAAAATCGCGAACCAGTACATCTGCGTGTTCAAGAACGACCGCGTCGCGAAGGACGAGGTTAATGGTCGCGCCAACGCCGCGGCCAAGGCGCACGGCGGTGCGGTCAAGTTCGTGTACCGCAAAACCATTCGTGGCTTCGCCGCCAACATGAGCGAACAGGCCGTGACGGCGATGCGCCGTGCGAATCCGTCGATCGCTTACTGCGAGCAGGATCAGGTCGCGCGCATCCCGCCGATCGACGCGGCGGCGCGTCCCGGCGGCGGCGGTGGCGGTTCGACCGGGCAGTCGGTTCCCTGGGGTATCCAGGCGGTCGGCGGCGCGGGCAACGGAGTGGGCAAGACGGCCTGGATCATCGATAGCGGGATCGATGCCGACCATCCCGACCTGAACGTCGACCAGACACGCAGCCGCGACTTCACCGGTTCGCGCAGCGGCTGGAACGACGAGAATGGCCACGGCACGCACGTGGCGGGCACCGTCGGGGCAATCAATAATTCGACCGGCGTGGTCGGCGTGGCGGCCGGGGCAACCGTGGTCGCGGTACGCGTGCTCGATCGACGTGGCTCGGGTTCCTATTCCGGCGTGATTGCCGGCGTCGATTATGTAGGAACCGCCGCAAGCGCCGGCGACGTCGCCAACATGAGCCTTGGCGGGCCCGTGTCGCAGGCTCTCGACGATGCAGTCCTTGCGGCCGGCTCGAAACTGAAGTTCGCGCTCGCGGCGGGTAACGAGACCGACGATGCCAAGAACCACTCTCCGGCGCGTGCCGGCGGCGTCTCGAAGACCGACAACGTGTTCGCGGTATCGGCGATGACCCAGTCGAAGGCGCTTGCCAGCTTCTCGAACTACGGTCTCGGCGTGGAATGGGCCGAGCCCGGCGTCAGCATCCCGTCGACCTGGAAGGATGGGGGCTACAACACGATCTCCGGCACTTCGATGGCATCTCCGCACCTCGCGGGGATCCTCCTGCTCGGCACGCCGCGCAGCGGCGGCGTGATTTCAGGCGACAAGGACGGCAGCCCGGATCCTATCGGCGTTCGCTGA
- a CDS encoding alpha/beta fold hydrolase encodes MRRFVKIIAIIVAALLLAFFVFRTPDTDPGEMRAKYGAAPSRFVELASGPRVHLRDEGPRDAPAIVLLHGSNADLHTWQQWVDGLKGDYRVIRYDQRGHGLTGGAPDGDYRTDRFVADVDAVADKLGLDRFVLAGNSMGGAIAARYAMKHPERLAGLVLVDAGGAAIRREGGGNLAFTLARMPVVAPVAFQIMPRSIVERSLRQSVANQSIVTPEAVDRYWELARYPGNRDATMARFSLGWQQFTPQQVAGIRAPTLVMWGEEDSLIPYEAAGWYMDHLPDAQLVHYPGIGHIPMEEAPEQSLADLRAWLGTLTPTAEPAVAGRTAD; translated from the coding sequence ATGAGGCGCTTCGTCAAGATTATCGCGATCATCGTCGCGGCATTGCTGCTCGCGTTCTTCGTATTCCGGACTCCCGATACCGACCCAGGGGAAATGCGGGCGAAGTACGGCGCGGCGCCCTCGCGATTCGTCGAGCTCGCCAGCGGCCCCAGGGTGCACCTGCGCGACGAGGGCCCGCGTGATGCGCCTGCGATCGTGCTGCTCCACGGCTCGAACGCGGACCTCCACACGTGGCAGCAATGGGTCGATGGCCTCAAGGGCGACTACCGGGTCATCCGGTACGACCAGCGCGGCCACGGGCTGACGGGCGGCGCGCCCGATGGCGACTACCGGACCGACCGCTTCGTCGCCGATGTCGACGCGGTGGCCGACAAGCTGGGACTCGACCGGTTCGTGCTCGCCGGCAACTCGATGGGCGGGGCGATTGCCGCGCGATACGCGATGAAGCATCCCGAAAGGCTTGCGGGACTGGTACTGGTGGACGCGGGCGGTGCCGCGATCCGCCGCGAAGGCGGGGGCAACCTGGCCTTCACTCTAGCGCGCATGCCGGTCGTGGCGCCCGTCGCGTTCCAGATCATGCCGCGTTCGATCGTCGAGCGAAGCCTCAGGCAAAGCGTAGCGAACCAGTCGATCGTGACGCCCGAAGCGGTCGACCGGTACTGGGAGCTCGCCCGCTATCCCGGCAATCGCGACGCGACGATGGCGCGCTTCTCGCTCGGCTGGCAGCAGTTCACCCCGCAACAGGTGGCGGGGATCCGCGCGCCGACGCTGGTGATGTGGGGCGAGGAGGACTCGCTGATCCCCTATGAAGCGGCAGGATGGTACATGGACCACCTGCCCGATGCGCAGCTCGTCCACTATCCCGGAATCGGGCACATTCCGATGGAGGAGGCGCCCGAGCAGAGCCTCGCCGACCTGCGCGCGTGGTTGGGCACGCTTACCCCCACCGCAGAACCCGCCGTCGCTGGACGCACCGCCGATTGA
- a CDS encoding YybH family protein, giving the protein MTLEDLNYIAQITAALAVVASLLFLGIQTRQNTKVMRAKAAWDAQNSFVAINDQLSDGGPLSEIMYRNLTGTAPVTDYEKYLIHRFMRAFLQRLEAQFALYQHGILGEELWTLRRGYARSVMAIPLVREIWEADKSNSMLTRGFIAEVEGGPASPAPVFAGIDPVGKPDSEQERPDTADFDTFVAAYQQGLQGMVQGDNSAVMALQSRMPDVTLANPLGPPIVGLDRIVQESARVARFYAGGSVSFEEVVRYVAEDFAWLVWFERVEAKRADSGEIARRSLRVTTIVRREEGEWRIALRHADTIGAEPKPA; this is encoded by the coding sequence ATGACTCTCGAGGACCTGAACTACATCGCGCAGATCACGGCCGCGCTGGCGGTCGTCGCGTCGTTGCTGTTCCTGGGCATCCAGACGCGCCAGAACACGAAAGTGATGCGCGCCAAGGCCGCCTGGGACGCGCAAAACTCGTTCGTCGCGATCAACGACCAGTTATCGGACGGCGGTCCTCTGAGCGAGATCATGTATCGCAACCTGACCGGTACGGCGCCGGTCACTGACTACGAGAAGTACCTGATCCACCGGTTCATGCGGGCGTTCCTCCAGCGGCTCGAGGCACAGTTCGCGCTCTACCAGCACGGTATCCTGGGCGAGGAATTGTGGACGCTGCGTCGCGGCTATGCTCGGTCGGTGATGGCAATCCCGCTGGTCCGTGAAATCTGGGAGGCCGACAAGAGCAACTCCATGCTGACCCGGGGGTTCATCGCCGAAGTCGAAGGCGGTCCGGCATCGCCTGCTCCGGTTTTCGCCGGCATCGATCCGGTCGGGAAACCGGACAGCGAGCAAGAGCGGCCAGATACCGCGGACTTCGATACTTTCGTCGCGGCGTACCAGCAGGGCCTCCAGGGTATGGTGCAGGGCGACAACTCGGCGGTGATGGCGCTCCAGTCGCGAATGCCCGACGTGACGCTTGCCAATCCCCTCGGGCCGCCGATTGTGGGGCTGGACCGTATCGTCCAGGAGTCGGCGCGCGTTGCGCGTTTCTATGCCGGCGGCAGCGTATCATTCGAAGAGGTCGTGCGCTACGTCGCGGAGGATTTCGCTTGGCTGGTGTGGTTCGAGCGCGTTGAAGCCAAGCGAGCGGATAGCGGGGAAATCGCCCGCCGCTCGCTACGAGTAACGACTATCGTTCGCCGCGAAGAAGGCGAATGGCGGATCGCGCTGCGGCACGCCGATACGATCGGCGCTGAGCCGAAACCCGCCTAG